From Longimicrobium sp.:
TCGCCAGGATGTCGTTCAGCGCCTCGCGGAAGTGCGGCGTCTTCTTCGCCATGTCTTGGCCCACCTGGGCGACGTACTCCTCCCAGCTCTTCTTGATCTCCTCGGTGAACTCGCGCCGCAGCGTCCCGTCCGCCAGCGCCTTGTCGCGCCGCTCGGGAAAGTACGTCACGATGTCGGAGATCAGCGCACGCGCCAGCCGCCGCGCCTTCGAGGCGGGATCCGACGCGCCGAACGGCGACGGCGCGCGCGGTGCCGCCGGCGTCTCCGCGCGCACCGGCGCCGGAGTCGGCGCGGGCGCAGCGACGGGCGCAGGTGTCGGCGTCGGCACGGATGCCGGCGCGGCGACGGGCGCCGGCGCGGGCTGGGGCGCGGAAGCCGGGGCAGCGACCGGAGCGGGCGCCGGCGTCGCGACCGACGCGTTGCCGTCAGCCGCCGGTGCGGAAACCTCGAACACCGCGCGGCAGATGGAGCAGCGCGCGCGCACGCCGCCCGCGGGCACCTTGGCCGGGTCCACCCGGAAAACGGTCTTGCAGCTCGTGCACTGAACGTTCATGAACGGAGCGTCGGCTTGCAAAAGTCGAAAGGCCGCGGCGGGCGCGGCTCAGGTGCGGGAAGTCCGAGCCCACCAAGCTACGAGGCGCCCGCCTCCGGCGCCACCGCCGCGGCGGCCTCCATCCCCCGCGGCAGCTCCCCCTCCTCGGCCGGCGGCGGGACGGGGAGCGCGGCGGCCTCGCTCCCCGCGGCCGCCGCCTCGTCCAGCTGCTCCGCCGGGTGCCGGTCGGTGCGGCGGTCGACCACGTAGATCGAGCCGGGGAAGGTCTTGGCGTACGCCTTCATCTCCGTGGCGAGCTCGCTGATCTGCGCCGTGTGCACGAAGCTGCGGTGCTCGTTCGTCACCACTCCGATCGACAGCGTCATCAGCGGCACCTGGTACACCTCGCCGCGGCGGTCCTTGCCGATGAAGAAGCCCCGCTCGCGGTCCTCCTCGGTGTACTGCAGGGGGATCAGCTCGCTGAACACGCCGATCACCTCCTCGCAGCACATGCGGAAGTCCCCCAACGGCGCGTTGAAGATGAAGTCGTCGCCGCCGATGTGCCCCACGAACGCCGACGGGCTGTACGCACGCACCACCTCGCGCAGGATGCGCGAGAGGATCAGGATCACCCGGTCGCCGTGGATGTAGCCGTAGCGGTCGTTGAACTCCTTGAAGTGGTCCAGGTCCGCATAGCACACCGCGAACTTCTCGCCGCCGCGCAGCCGCTCGGCGATGTCGCGCTGGATCTGCACGGTGCCGGGCAGCAGCGTCGTGGGATGCACGCTCACGTCGCGCTCGGCGCGGGCCACGGCCATCTTCAGCCGCAGCAGGACCTCGCGCGCGCTCCCGCTTCCGTTCAGCACCTCGTCGGCGCCGTTCTCCAGCGCGGCCGCCACGATCCCGTCGCTCCCCTCCCCCGTGGCAAGGTACATGATGACGGGCACGACGGAGGTGAACGCGTCGCCCTTCATCTGCCGGCACACCGCCAGCGCGTCGTCGGCCGGCGACGTGGCGTCGATCACCAGCGCCGCGGGATAGGTGCGGCTCACGCGCGGCCCGATCTCTTCCGGGGTGAGCACCTCCACCACCGGAAACCCCTGGCTCGCGGCGAACTCGCGCACCGCGCTGGGCGCGGGGCGTCCGTGCGGCGAGTGATGCAGGAGGACGCGCTGGGGCATCGCGGGGCAGGCCGGGGAACGTGTGAGGGGGGAGTGTAAGGAAAATGATATTCCGCGCGTAACCCGGTGTCAAACATGCCGGAAGCGCGCGTCCGCGGGGCAGGGCCGCTCAGGCCAGCGGCTTCGCCTCGTCGATCAGCAGGACGGGGATGTTCTCGCGCACCTCGTAGCGCAGCCGGCAGCGCGGGCACACCAGCGCCTCGGGCTCCGTCTCGTGCGTCAGCTCGCCCTTGCACTTGGGGCACACCAGCAGGTCCAGCAGCCACTGCTCGATCACTTCCGTTGCTCCTCGGGAAGGGTGAAACCCAGCCGCTGCAGCTCCAGCGGGCTCTTGCGCCACTTGGGCAGGACCTTCACCCACAGGTCCAGGTACACCGGCGCCCCCACGAACTCCTCCACCTTCAACCGCGCCGCCTGCCCCAGCCGCTTGATGGCGCTTC
This genomic window contains:
- a CDS encoding Trm112 family protein, with the translated sequence MIEQWLLDLLVCPKCKGELTHETEPEALVCPRCRLRYEVRENIPVLLIDEAKPLA
- a CDS encoding diguanylate cyclase translates to MPQRVLLHHSPHGRPAPSAVREFAASQGFPVVEVLTPEEIGPRVSRTYPAALVIDATSPADDALAVCRQMKGDAFTSVVPVIMYLATGEGSDGIVAAALENGADEVLNGSGSAREVLLRLKMAVARAERDVSVHPTTLLPGTVQIQRDIAERLRGGEKFAVCYADLDHFKEFNDRYGYIHGDRVILILSRILREVVRAYSPSAFVGHIGGDDFIFNAPLGDFRMCCEEVIGVFSELIPLQYTEEDRERGFFIGKDRRGEVYQVPLMTLSIGVVTNEHRSFVHTAQISELATEMKAYAKTFPGSIYVVDRRTDRHPAEQLDEAAAAGSEAAALPVPPPAEEGELPRGMEAAAAVAPEAGAS